The genomic stretch GCGCCGGTACGCGCCAATCCCGCTTCCTGAAGGGTCACCGGCCGCTTCAGCCGCCGCGCGAACACCTCCACGATCACCGGACGGACGCGGGCGCGCGGCATCGTCCCGCTCAGCCAGTGGCTCACCGCGCTCTGGTCGTAGTGCAGCGCCATACCGGCTTCCTGACCAGCGCGGTTGACCGCGAGAGCGCACTGTGTCCGTGACCAGTCCGCCTCATCGAGCAGCGCGGCGAGACCGGCGTTGCGCGGAGCGTGGTGGTTCATCCCTGTCAACTCCTGGACGGCACAGCCTGCTTCATGACTTTCATGGACTCCCCCTCGCTCCACGGTACCGCTCAGCGTGTTCGCACGGTTGCGTAGTGCGTGCAACAAGCAAGCCGCGAGACGCTTATGGCTGGCCGCCCGTCTCGCACGAACGAGGAGGTACGACCATGACACTCGGTGATGGCCCGCTGATCAGCAGCCTGGATCTCACCCCCGAGCTGTCCTCGGTCCGGGAAGCCCGCCGCTACGTGACCGCCACGCTCCAGGATTGGCAGGTTCCGACCGCGACCGCCGAGGATGCCGTCACGATCGTCTCCGAGCTGGTCGCAAACGCGGTCAGGCACGCGGAACCGGCGTCCGCGGTGGCGTCGACGGCCAAGAGCCCCGAGGTCGCCGCCTGCACCGTGGTGCTTGAACTCCGGACCGACAGCGTGTGCGTCTTCGTCTGCGACCAGGACCGCCGACCGCCGGTGCTCCAACACCCTTCGCTCGAAGCCGAGGGCGGACGTGGTCTCCGACTGGTCGACGAGCTGAGCGAATCCTGGGGGTACGTCCCCAGGGGCCACGCCCCGGGGAAAACGGTCTGGGCCGAGGTCGTGTTCAGCGAGCACCTGGAGCCGCCGCGCTCGGGCGCCCTCGGCCGACTCCGGCCGTCTCCGGAGCGGCTGATCCGGGGAGGCCGGAGCTGCGACTCCGCCGGGGAACCGGGAGATGCCGTGCACCCGCCTCGGTCGGTCCAAGCGCTCCCGGAGTCCGCGCGATGACCCGCACCCACGCCCTTGGCTTGGTTTGCGGAGCGACCGCATGCTTGCCCACCTCCTTGGCCGTGAGAGCAGCCGTCATGGCGGCGCCCCACGGAAGCGTGCAGATCGAGGACGTGGAGCGGCAACTGCGCTGCGGCCTTCAGTCACACGAATCCAGCGAGCACTGCGCGTTCGTGGTGGAGCTGGACGGTGCCGACGCAGGCGCTGTCTGGACTCGCTGGACGGATGGGACCTGCCCTTCGGCCCTGATGGTGCTCCCTGATTGCGCCGCCACCGACAAGGCGTCGCGGGAGCCGTGCGGCGAGTTCGGGGGGCACCCCGGCGGACACACGTACCAACTCGTTGACGAGTAGCGGCACGACGACCGCCAGGCAGGATTCGAACCTGCGACACCGGCTTGAGGAGAGCCGTG from Actinacidiphila yeochonensis CN732 encodes the following:
- a CDS encoding ATP-binding protein, with the protein product MTLGDGPLISSLDLTPELSSVREARRYVTATLQDWQVPTATAEDAVTIVSELVANAVRHAEPASAVASTAKSPEVAACTVVLELRTDSVCVFVCDQDRRPPVLQHPSLEAEGGRGLRLVDELSESWGYVPRGHAPGKTVWAEVVFSEHLEPPRSGALGRLRPSPERLIRGGRSCDSAGEPGDAVHPPRSVQALPESAR